The Garra rufa chromosome 20, GarRuf1.0, whole genome shotgun sequence genome contains the following window.
ATAAACAAAAGTACAAGTGATTTGAGGACTTGGGGAAAAAAACATCTATCAGCCAAAGTATTTAAGTGTGCAATATGGAACAGAATGTGGAAAATTGAGAAAACTTGGGCCTTGAGAGTTCATATCAGGGACTATATCTTGCATTTAGGGCATATATTTGATCAATTGTTGCTTTCCTTGGGAATCACACCAATGACCTTGGCATTTTAAGCACCATTCTCTACTGCAGAGGTGTCCAACCTCAGTCCTGGAGGCCAACTGACTTTttagagtttagttccaacttgCCTTAACACACCTGCCTGAAAGTTTCTGGTATGCCTAGTAAAACCTTGATCAgcaggttcaggtgtgtttaattgggttggagctaaactcttcaggacaGTGACCTTCCAGGTCTGCTCTAATGTGACGTAACGTGGACATGTAGGCCAAGTATGGTAAACCATACTCCGAGTTTGTAGCAATTGTGGGTTGGGTGCTTTGCTCAAGGGCACCTCAGTTGTTGGTAATGAGGGTGGAAGAGAGCGCTGTTTGTTCAATTCCCCACCTACATTGCAATATTATAAAGCTGTAAGATAATGGAAACCTTTGTATTGTACACATTTATGTATCATTCTTCTATATATTAACATTTATACCCCCATTTTTTTTCCAGCTGTGCGATTTGGGCGCATTCCGAAGCGTGAGAAACAACGCCTACTGGATGAAATGCAGAGTTACATGAACAGCCTTAATGAATCAGCGTCCATGGACATGAACTGTACTACACCCACCGAGACTACTACCAGCTCTGAAGATGGCCAGTCGGAAGAGGCCATTGGTGCTATCTCTCAAGCTTATCGCAATATCTTTGTAAACGGGGAGAAGTTGTTAGTGAAGGTTGACAATGACAACATCAACGTCAATAAAAACAATCCTTCTTCCTTCTGCCATAATCCAATACAAGAATCTGGCTACAGCCAATCTCACCCTCAGCCAAACATCTCACACCAAGAACATTCCATCCATTCCACAACAAGCTGTCTACCCCAATCCAGATGCCCGGTCACCAACCATGACAACAAACCGCCAACCCATGTTATAGACAACAGTCACTATAACTTCCCACAGTCCTCAAGTCCCAGTCAGGGAACTACACCTTCTCAAAGCTATCCATCGAAGTACAACAATTATTCCACTCAGACGTCTTGCCCTTGGAGACTGAGCCCTGGTGCTAAAGTTCTGGTATGTATCTATGATGGAATATGAGTTGTTGCAGGTCTTGGTTTACTATTTTGTATAACTATAGTTTCTAAAACAAATGTTCTCTTTCTGTATTTCTCTAGGCATGTCCTCTCAATGCATGTCCAGTTTCCCCAGCCAGTCACTCCAGTCAACAGGTCTGGGAAAGTTTCTCCCAGTGTTTCACTCCAGCAGTTAAAGAAGTGGTTGAATTTGCCAAGAGCATTCCAGGGTTTCAAGCCCTGAGTCAACATGATCAAGTCATGCTGCTGAAGGCAGGAACCTTTCAGGTGAGAAACGTTAAAGTCTGTTTTCAGATCAGTTCCAGTCAGACTGTCCTAACCTAGGTGCACATGCTGaaaaactgaactgaacaaaacaaaatgagaatGAACCTTTATAGCCCTTATATGGGGTCTCTATCACAAGAAGACAGGTTCTAGTGTTTAACATTATTTTTCTAACCCTTACTTTGGTTCATTGCAGGTTCTAATGGTGAGGTTCTGCTCGCTGTTTAATGCCAAGGAACGTACTGTAACATTCCTGAATGGTCAGACCTACCCGTTGACATCCCTGCGAGTGCTAGGCATGGGCAACCTTCTGGACGCCATGTTTGAGTTCAGCGAGAAGCTGGGGAACCTGGGTCTGGAGGCCGATGAGATGGCCCTCTTCATGGCTGTGGTGCTGGTTTCTGCAGGTACTTTGGATTTCCAACTATTACTTCTTGCGAGAATTTTTACATGCAAGCAATATCTGAGATGCTCGCTTTAGGTAGTT
Protein-coding sequences here:
- the nr1d4b gene encoding nuclear receptor subfamily 1, group D, member 4b, which gives rise to MDGSPGGGVILYAGSTGSASPSPGSPSSGYQTQSPASQPSSPEEVSFTELSSLKKHSAGSNGSSAGGNKLVFQFPEVSSATAVNPVTPTVTSSGQNSYSHPLVGRRPSGFTGAFTKTGGMVLLCKVCGDIASGFHYGVHACEGCKGFFRRSIQQNIHYKMCVKNENCVIMRMNRNRCQHCRFKKCLSVGMSRDAVRFGRIPKREKQRLLDEMQSYMNSLNESASMDMNCTTPTETTTSSEDGQSEEAIGAISQAYRNIFVNGEKLLVKVDNDNINVNKNNPSSFCHNPIQESGYSQSHPQPNISHQEHSIHSTTSCLPQSRCPVTNHDNKPPTHVIDNSHYNFPQSSSPSQGTTPSQSYPSKYNNYSTQTSCPWRLSPGAKVLACPLNACPVSPASHSSQQVWESFSQCFTPAVKEVVEFAKSIPGFQALSQHDQVMLLKAGTFQVLMVRFCSLFNAKERTVTFLNGQTYPLTSLRVLGMGNLLDAMFEFSEKLGNLGLEADEMALFMAVVLVSADRSGILDMGAVEQLQEDLIGALRALITRRRPEDSSLFPKLLLRLPDLRTLNNQHSEKLLAFHIDP